A window from Listeria seeligeri serovar 1/2b str. SLCC3954 encodes these proteins:
- a CDS encoding IMP dehydrogenase, translating into MAFYFEEPSRTFSEFLLVPGYSSAECVPTNVSLKTPIVKFKKGEESAITMNIPLVSAIMQAVSDDNMGIALATEGGVSFIFGSQSIESEAAMVSRVKNHKAGFVISDSNISPDKTLQDILDLKEKTGHSTVAVTEDGTANGKLLGIVTSRDYRVTRMSPDEKVADFMTPFDKLVTANKATTLKEANNIIWDNKLNALPLVDDNEHLVHMVFRKDYDSNKENKLELLDSSKRYVVGAGINTRDYEERVPALVEAGADILCIDSSEGYSEWQKRTLDYVRGKYGDSVKVGAGNVVDRDGFRYLADAGADFVKVGVGGGSICITREQKGIGRGQATALIDVAKARDEYFEETGVYIPICSDGGIVYDYHMTLALAMGADFIMLGRYFSRFDESPTNKVNLNGTYMKEYWGEGANRARNWQRYDLGGDKKLSFEEGVDSYVPYAGSLKDNVAISLSKVRSTMCNCGALNIPELQQKAKITLVSSTSIVEGGAHDVVVKDASNNLIK; encoded by the coding sequence ATGGCATTTTATTTTGAAGAACCGTCCCGCACATTTAGTGAGTTTTTACTTGTTCCAGGTTACTCATCCGCTGAATGTGTACCAACTAATGTTAGCTTAAAAACACCAATTGTGAAATTTAAAAAAGGTGAAGAATCGGCAATTACAATGAACATTCCGCTTGTTTCTGCAATTATGCAAGCTGTTTCTGATGATAATATGGGGATTGCCTTAGCTACAGAAGGCGGCGTATCCTTTATTTTCGGCTCACAATCTATCGAAAGTGAAGCTGCCATGGTTTCTCGTGTTAAAAATCATAAAGCCGGCTTCGTAATCAGTGATTCCAATATTAGTCCCGACAAAACCCTTCAAGATATCCTTGATTTAAAAGAAAAAACAGGCCATTCTACTGTTGCAGTTACCGAAGATGGTACAGCAAATGGCAAATTACTTGGAATCGTAACTAGTCGCGACTATCGTGTAACGCGAATGAGCCCTGACGAAAAAGTTGCCGATTTCATGACTCCTTTTGATAAATTAGTCACTGCAAATAAAGCAACTACTTTAAAAGAAGCAAACAACATTATTTGGGACAATAAATTAAATGCCTTACCACTTGTTGATGATAACGAACACCTAGTCCATATGGTATTCCGTAAAGATTATGATTCTAATAAAGAAAACAAATTAGAACTCCTTGATTCCTCCAAACGTTATGTGGTTGGCGCTGGAATCAACACACGTGATTATGAAGAACGTGTTCCTGCACTTGTAGAAGCTGGCGCGGACATTCTTTGTATCGACTCTTCTGAAGGCTACTCCGAATGGCAAAAACGCACACTCGACTATGTTCGCGGTAAATACGGCGATTCTGTCAAAGTTGGTGCCGGAAATGTAGTTGACCGCGATGGCTTCCGTTACCTTGCTGATGCAGGTGCAGATTTCGTCAAAGTTGGCGTTGGTGGTGGATCAATTTGTATTACTCGTGAACAAAAAGGAATCGGCCGTGGTCAAGCAACTGCTTTAATTGATGTTGCGAAAGCCCGGGATGAATATTTTGAAGAAACCGGTGTTTATATTCCGATTTGTTCTGATGGGGGCATTGTTTACGATTATCATATGACATTAGCTCTTGCAATGGGTGCTGACTTTATTATGCTTGGTCGTTACTTCTCTCGTTTTGATGAAAGTCCAACAAATAAAGTAAATTTAAACGGCACTTATATGAAAGAATATTGGGGAGAAGGAGCTAACCGCGCTCGTAACTGGCAACGTTATGATCTTGGTGGCGACAAAAAACTTTCCTTTGAAGAAGGTGTAGATTCTTACGTTCCTTATGCTGGCTCACTAAAAGACAATGTAGCTATCAGCCTAAGCAAAGTTCGTTCTACCATGTGTAATTGCGGGGCGTTAAATATCCCCGAACTTCAACAAAAAGCAAAAATAACACTCGTTTCCTCCACTTCTATCGTAGAAGGTGGCGCACATGATGTTGTTGTGAAAGACGCTTCCAATAATTTAATCAAATAA
- a CDS encoding (4Fe-4S)-binding protein: protein MSEEKLLERGYRKYRGAEIDVYFNTNVCAHAGNCVRGNNELFDLDRKPWIMPDNVEKEEVKRVIHTCPSGALQYIEK, encoded by the coding sequence GTGAGTGAAGAAAAATTGCTAGAACGAGGCTACCGCAAGTATCGTGGGGCTGAGATTGATGTTTATTTTAATACTAATGTTTGTGCACATGCGGGTAATTGTGTAAGAGGTAACAATGAACTATTTGATTTAGATAGAAAACCTTGGATTATGCCTGATAACGTGGAAAAAGAAGAAGTGAAACGTGTCATTCATACTTGTCCAAGTGGGGCGCTGCAATATATAGAAAAATAG
- a CDS encoding GNAT family N-acetyltransferase encodes MEYRNGENRIYAINDQGVEVGEVTFVPTGEDMFIIDHTGVDDAARGQGIAQELVKHAVEKAKAEGKKIIPLCPFAKAEFAKKPEYQVVQADK; translated from the coding sequence ATGGAGTATAGAAACGGCGAAAATAGAATTTATGCGATAAATGATCAAGGTGTTGAGGTTGGCGAGGTAACTTTTGTCCCAACAGGTGAAGATATGTTTATTATTGACCATACAGGAGTAGACGATGCGGCTCGGGGTCAAGGGATTGCGCAAGAACTTGTAAAACATGCGGTAGAAAAAGCAAAAGCAGAAGGAAAGAAAATTATTCCACTTTGCCCGTTTGCTAAAGCAGAATTTGCGAAAAAACCGGAGTATCAAGTAGTACAAGCGGATAAATAA
- a CDS encoding ABC transporter substrate-binding protein, with amino-acid sequence MKKFLLVAVISVFALVLTACGGSGASSDKANGSGKAKDGGSIIIGVAGDPEVINPNYAGDRVTLTIQQAVYAPLFWESDGKPALAKSLDISDDNLTYTVKLKDGLTWHDGKPLTADDVVFTVDSILDTKQNSPNRGNFVFDDKPVKVEAVDDTTVKFTLPTVAPAFENTIKTFFPIPKHVFDGVANIEKSDKNKNPIGSGPYKFVEYKAGEYVSLERFNDYFDGKPKLDKVTFRITKDQNAANLALQNGEINLKSIQPSDRNKVEKASAVNIITYPENRLSYAVFNENQPALKSKELRQALSYALNREDIIEAAYGSDEYAKPASSFLTENTKYFTDKVETYDQDIAKAKALVKESGFDTNQKLTVYYLNNSKSQESIALYLQQQYKEIGVSLDLKPTDPNALSNITLDRKNADYSIALNGYIMGNDPDAYKSLFLSDAPYNYANYHNKDLDALWAKGAVTADDKERQAVYEDIQNTLADDAVIYPISYDNAVLALDSRYGGQKAATPQPVTMFRDLSKLYLTE; translated from the coding sequence ATGAAGAAATTTTTATTAGTAGCGGTTATCTCGGTTTTTGCTTTGGTGTTGACTGCTTGCGGAGGTTCTGGCGCTAGTTCAGACAAAGCGAACGGTTCAGGCAAGGCAAAAGATGGCGGCTCGATTATTATCGGAGTTGCAGGAGACCCAGAAGTTATCAATCCAAACTATGCTGGTGACCGTGTAACGCTAACAATTCAACAAGCTGTATACGCACCGCTTTTCTGGGAATCTGACGGAAAACCCGCACTTGCGAAAAGCTTAGATATTTCAGATGACAACTTAACTTACACTGTAAAACTTAAAGACGGTTTAACTTGGCATGACGGAAAACCGTTAACAGCAGATGATGTAGTATTTACAGTAGATTCCATTTTAGATACAAAACAAAATAGCCCGAATCGTGGTAACTTTGTTTTTGATGATAAACCTGTAAAAGTAGAAGCTGTGGATGATACAACAGTTAAATTCACTTTACCAACTGTTGCTCCAGCCTTTGAAAATACAATTAAAACTTTCTTCCCGATTCCAAAACACGTTTTTGACGGGGTAGCAAATATTGAGAAAAGTGATAAAAACAAAAATCCAATCGGTTCTGGACCATACAAATTTGTTGAATATAAAGCAGGCGAATATGTTTCCTTAGAAAGATTCAATGACTACTTTGATGGAAAACCAAAACTAGATAAAGTCACTTTCCGAATTACTAAAGATCAAAATGCGGCTAACTTAGCGCTTCAAAATGGCGAAATCAATTTAAAATCGATTCAACCATCTGATAGAAACAAAGTAGAAAAAGCTAGTGCGGTGAACATTATCACATATCCAGAAAATCGCTTAAGTTATGCTGTTTTCAATGAAAACCAACCAGCTCTTAAATCAAAAGAACTTCGCCAAGCATTATCTTACGCGCTTAATCGTGAAGATATCATTGAAGCGGCTTACGGTTCTGATGAGTATGCGAAACCTGCATCTTCTTTCCTAACAGAAAACACAAAATACTTCACTGACAAGGTAGAAACATATGACCAAGATATTGCCAAAGCAAAAGCATTAGTTAAAGAGAGCGGTTTTGATACAAATCAAAAACTAACTGTTTACTATTTAAACAACAGTAAATCTCAAGAAAGTATCGCGCTTTACTTGCAACAACAATATAAAGAAATCGGCGTGTCGCTTGATTTAAAACCAACTGATCCAAATGCGCTGAGCAATATTACGCTTGACCGTAAAAATGCTGATTACTCCATCGCGCTAAATGGTTATATTATGGGAAATGATCCTGATGCATACAAATCCTTATTCCTAAGCGATGCCCCTTACAACTATGCTAATTACCACAACAAAGATCTAGATGCGCTTTGGGCAAAAGGTGCTGTAACAGCTGATGATAAAGAACGTCAAGCAGTGTACGAAGATATTCAAAATACACTCGCAGACGATGCAGTGATTTATCCAATTTCTTATGACAATGCAGTACTTGCGCTTGATAGCCGTTATGGTGGACAAAAAGCTGCAACACCACAACCAGTAACAATGTTCCGTGATCTATCGAAATTATATTTAACGGAATAA
- a CDS encoding ABC transporter permease, producing the protein MLKTITKRVLQIIPMLFIISIISFALIKLAPGDPVNSFVTPDMNPDDVERIRQSLGLDQPIYIQYFIWLGNLLQGNLGYSIINSQPVLQQILERIPATLGLVGTSLILTLILSIPLGLVAANYENTWVDKVLNGISYIGISIPIFWFGMILIDVFSIRLGWLPSLGMRTIGVDSFWDMAEHAILPVITLTFQGCAAYYRYVRSNTINQLKEEYVLFGYAKGLSKVQVMGNHVLKNSLLPVITLLGMSLPQVITGAFITESIFSWPGMGSLGINAIFQLDYPVIMAITLFSALLLIIGNLLADLAYMIIDPRIREMG; encoded by the coding sequence ATGCTAAAAACAATCACAAAACGCGTACTGCAAATTATTCCGATGCTATTTATTATCTCGATTATTTCATTTGCACTTATAAAATTAGCACCTGGTGACCCAGTGAATTCATTTGTTACACCTGATATGAATCCAGATGATGTAGAACGAATTCGCCAAAGCTTGGGACTGGACCAACCAATTTACATACAGTATTTTATTTGGCTTGGCAATTTGTTGCAAGGGAACTTAGGCTATTCAATTATCAATAGCCAACCAGTTTTACAGCAGATTTTGGAACGGATTCCAGCGACTCTTGGACTTGTTGGGACTTCACTTATTCTGACGCTTATACTTTCCATTCCACTTGGCTTAGTGGCAGCAAATTATGAAAATACATGGGTTGATAAAGTATTGAACGGAATTTCTTATATTGGGATTTCGATTCCGATTTTTTGGTTTGGGATGATTTTAATTGATGTATTTTCGATTCGGTTAGGCTGGCTCCCGAGTCTTGGAATGCGAACGATAGGGGTAGACTCATTTTGGGATATGGCGGAACATGCGATTTTGCCAGTAATTACGCTTACTTTCCAGGGATGTGCCGCATATTATCGTTATGTTAGATCGAATACTATTAACCAATTAAAAGAAGAATATGTGTTATTTGGTTATGCAAAAGGGCTTTCTAAAGTGCAAGTAATGGGGAATCATGTCTTAAAAAACTCGCTGCTGCCAGTAATTACCTTACTTGGAATGTCGCTGCCACAAGTTATCACCGGCGCATTTATTACGGAGAGTATTTTTTCGTGGCCAGGGATGGGCTCGCTTGGGATTAATGCAATTTTCCAATTAGATTATCCGGTTATTATGGCGATTACACTCTTTTCGGCGCTGTTATTAATTATCGGTAACTTGCTTGCTGATTTAGCTTATATGATTATCGATCCGCGGATTAGGGAAATGGGGTGA
- a CDS encoding ABC transporter permease translates to MRLDFSKKTMQEFERDAEVVHATRERTFWRYMLSDRRAIFATGVLIFITIACIFAFLSPYDPNALSIQDKLMPPNTSHWFGTDDHGRDYLTRVLYGGRVSLLVGVFAMMIAIVVGTLAGTVSGYFGGFIDNMVMRFLDIFMSIPSFFLLMILNAYLKPGISNIIIIIGLLSWMEVARIVRAETLTLKEREFILYSKSAGGGFFHIMFKHIIPNAMPSIVVAASLNVATAILTESALSFLGLGVQQPNASWGSMLNNAQGYVGEATYLALFPGLLILMTILSFNVLGDVLRKGLSRRY, encoded by the coding sequence ATGCGATTAGACTTTTCGAAAAAAACAATGCAGGAATTTGAGCGGGATGCAGAAGTGGTCCATGCTACTAGAGAGCGAACTTTTTGGCGCTATATGTTATCAGACCGACGTGCGATTTTTGCAACAGGAGTATTAATTTTTATTACGATTGCTTGTATCTTTGCGTTCCTATCGCCTTATGATCCCAATGCGCTTTCGATTCAAGATAAATTAATGCCACCAAACACGTCGCACTGGTTTGGTACAGATGATCATGGTCGGGATTACTTAACGCGTGTTTTATATGGCGGTCGGGTATCGCTTTTAGTTGGTGTATTTGCGATGATGATTGCGATTGTTGTTGGTACACTTGCAGGTACAGTTAGTGGTTATTTTGGCGGATTTATTGATAACATGGTGATGCGTTTCTTAGATATTTTTATGTCAATACCGTCGTTTTTCTTATTAATGATTTTGAATGCTTATTTAAAACCGGGAATTTCCAATATTATTATCATTATCGGTTTGTTATCTTGGATGGAAGTAGCGCGGATTGTCCGAGCTGAAACGCTAACGCTAAAAGAACGAGAATTCATTTTGTATTCCAAATCAGCAGGTGGCGGGTTTTTCCACATTATGTTTAAACATATTATTCCAAACGCGATGCCGTCAATTGTTGTAGCTGCGTCTCTAAATGTAGCAACAGCTATTTTAACTGAGTCAGCACTAAGTTTTCTAGGGCTTGGCGTACAGCAACCAAATGCTTCATGGGGGAGCATGCTGAACAATGCGCAAGGTTACGTTGGTGAAGCGACTTATTTAGCGCTATTCCCAGGATTACTAATATTAATGACGATTCTTTCGTTTAATGTGCTTGGTGATGTTTTGCGAAAAGGGTTATCACGTAGATACTAA
- a CDS encoding peptide ABC transporter substrate-binding protein, translating into MHYFKKSLPFIAILTLLLLTACGNDSNKSAEKTSPDKIKFLETSELLTLNTTAEEDFASFTAQNQVFEGLYTLDQKDNFVPGVADGMPKISADQTKYTIKLKKDAKWSDGSQVTANDFVYAWRRAVDPKTAPGYSALFKDSIKNATEINEGKLPVTELGAVATDDTTLEITLKKPVPYFISLLSFETFFPQKESYVKEQGDKYGTDSDHTLYNGPFVMKDWGGNITNKWTYAKNDNYWDKDNVKVKEIDVQVAKDINAGVNLYNTNEADRAPLSGDFAKQYKDKKDFLTEKDALISYLRMNQKRDGKATPLANNALRHALNLSVDKKQLTDRILGDGSFPANGLLPKDFVQNPTTGADFRTDSGDHLVYNKEEALKYWKQAQKELGTNNVTIELLGDDQETTKTIFAYLKAQFEDNLPGVTIKVKNMPSKSATQLTADGDYDLSLAAWMPDFKDPWTYSSLFLSDYYNNHMSYNSPEYDKLVKSTDTTLATKPEERWNAFVASEKVLLDDDAAILPLYQHQTAVLQRTDITGVQKHAFGSPYSYKFIQVKNQ; encoded by the coding sequence ATGCACTATTTTAAAAAATCACTACCGTTTATTGCCATTTTGACCTTACTTTTACTTACAGCCTGCGGAAATGATTCAAATAAGTCAGCTGAGAAAACTTCTCCGGACAAAATTAAATTTCTTGAAACAAGTGAATTACTAACATTAAATACAACTGCTGAAGAAGATTTTGCTAGTTTTACCGCGCAAAATCAAGTCTTTGAAGGCTTATATACACTCGATCAAAAAGATAACTTTGTTCCTGGGGTTGCTGATGGCATGCCTAAAATCAGCGCTGACCAAACGAAATATACTATCAAATTAAAGAAAGATGCAAAATGGTCTGATGGCTCGCAAGTAACCGCCAATGATTTCGTCTATGCGTGGCGCCGTGCCGTCGATCCTAAAACCGCACCTGGCTACTCTGCTTTATTCAAAGATTCTATTAAAAACGCAACCGAAATCAATGAAGGGAAACTACCCGTAACCGAACTTGGCGCGGTAGCAACTGATGACACAACCTTAGAAATCACCCTTAAAAAACCGGTTCCATATTTTATTTCGCTCCTTTCTTTTGAAACATTTTTCCCACAAAAAGAAAGCTATGTGAAGGAACAAGGCGATAAATATGGTACAGACAGTGATCACACCTTGTACAATGGTCCTTTCGTAATGAAGGATTGGGGTGGAAATATTACCAACAAATGGACTTACGCAAAAAATGATAACTACTGGGATAAAGATAACGTGAAAGTGAAAGAAATTGATGTTCAAGTAGCGAAAGACATTAATGCCGGCGTGAATCTTTATAACACCAACGAAGCTGACCGCGCACCACTTTCAGGCGATTTTGCCAAACAATATAAAGATAAAAAAGATTTCCTTACCGAAAAAGATGCACTTATAAGCTATTTGCGAATGAATCAAAAACGTGACGGCAAAGCAACACCGCTAGCTAATAACGCCTTGCGCCACGCACTTAACTTATCTGTTGATAAAAAACAATTAACCGACCGAATCTTAGGTGACGGGTCATTCCCAGCAAACGGTTTACTTCCAAAAGATTTCGTCCAAAACCCAACAACTGGCGCAGACTTCCGAACAGACAGTGGCGATCACTTAGTTTACAACAAAGAAGAAGCTTTAAAATATTGGAAGCAAGCACAAAAAGAACTTGGGACAAATAATGTGACGATTGAACTGCTCGGCGACGACCAAGAAACAACTAAAACAATTTTTGCTTATTTGAAAGCACAGTTTGAAGATAATCTTCCCGGCGTTACAATCAAAGTGAAAAATATGCCATCAAAAAGCGCCACACAGCTAACTGCTGATGGCGATTACGACTTATCACTTGCCGCTTGGATGCCAGATTTCAAAGATCCGTGGACATATAGCAGTCTTTTCTTATCCGATTACTATAACAATCATATGAGCTATAACAGCCCAGAATATGACAAACTAGTAAAATCAACCGACACGACACTGGCAACTAAACCGGAAGAACGTTGGAACGCATTTGTAGCTTCCGAAAAAGTCCTACTAGATGACGACGCAGCAATTTTACCGCTTTATCAACATCAAACTGCTGTATTACAAAGAACAGACATCACCGGCGTACAAAAACATGCTTTTGGTTCACCTTATAGTTATAAATTTATCCAAGTGAAAAACCAGTAG
- a CDS encoding metal ABC transporter substrate-binding protein: protein MKKWSVLVVTVVAFVLILAGCGASDGEASGDKDKLKVVTTFYPMYDFTKNVAGDKASVEMLIDAGTEPHDYEPSAKDIAKIEAADVFVYNSADMETWVPSMLKSLDSKKLTVVDASKDITLAEGIEEGEEHDHEHEEEAEHHHEHDPHVWLSPVLAQKEVTNIQQGLEKADKSNASTYKAGAEKYIEKLKALDSDYKKAFAGAKQRDFVTQHAAFQYLALEYDLHQVAIAGLSPDQEPSPARLAELQKYIQDNHIKTIYFEEVASPKVAETLANETGANLEVLSPIEGITAEEQEKGMDYISYMQQNLKALQKTIK, encoded by the coding sequence ATGAAGAAATGGTCAGTTTTAGTTGTAACAGTAGTTGCCTTTGTTTTAATTTTAGCGGGATGTGGTGCAAGTGATGGAGAAGCTAGCGGAGACAAGGACAAGTTAAAAGTCGTGACAACCTTTTATCCGATGTATGATTTTACCAAAAATGTTGCTGGAGATAAGGCGTCGGTAGAAATGTTGATTGATGCAGGAACAGAACCTCATGATTATGAGCCGAGTGCAAAAGATATTGCCAAAATAGAAGCCGCAGATGTGTTTGTCTATAATAGCGCTGATATGGAGACATGGGTGCCAAGTATGCTCAAGAGTTTAGATTCCAAAAAGCTGACAGTAGTTGATGCGAGTAAAGACATTACGTTAGCAGAAGGAATTGAAGAAGGCGAAGAACACGACCATGAGCACGAGGAAGAAGCAGAACACCATCACGAACATGATCCGCACGTTTGGTTGAGCCCAGTTTTAGCCCAAAAAGAAGTTACTAACATTCAGCAAGGCCTAGAAAAAGCAGATAAATCAAATGCGAGTACATACAAAGCAGGTGCGGAAAAATATATTGAAAAATTAAAAGCACTTGATAGCGATTATAAAAAAGCTTTTGCAGGCGCAAAACAACGTGATTTCGTGACGCAACATGCGGCATTCCAATATTTAGCATTAGAGTATGATTTGCATCAAGTTGCGATTGCAGGATTATCACCAGATCAAGAGCCAAGCCCAGCACGCCTCGCAGAACTACAAAAATATATACAAGATAATCACATCAAAACAATTTATTTTGAAGAAGTTGCTTCTCCAAAAGTAGCAGAAACGCTTGCGAACGAAACAGGAGCGAATTTGGAAGTGTTAAGTCCAATTGAAGGAATAACTGCAGAAGAACAAGAAAAAGGGATGGATTACATCTCCTACATGCAACAAAATTTAAAAGCATTGCAAAAAACAATTAAATAA
- a CDS encoding metal ABC transporter ATP-binding protein: MSYINVNKVRFKYETEPVLENISFEVNAGEFIILTGENGAAKSTLLRIILGILQPDKGSVSFAKKNIAGKKLLTGYVPQQIASFNAGFPSTVLELVRSGRFPNGKWFKRLTERDHEHVEKALKSVEMWDFRYKRIGELSGGQKQRICLARMFAMDPDLLILDEPQTAMDKNSKMRFYELLHHEAKVHNKAILMVTHDSEELEGYADKHIRLVRREDVSWKCFSMDLCKEPSKRP, encoded by the coding sequence ATGTCATACATTAATGTAAACAAGGTTCGGTTTAAATATGAAACAGAACCGGTCCTGGAAAACATTTCTTTTGAAGTGAATGCGGGAGAATTTATTATACTTACTGGAGAAAACGGAGCAGCTAAATCAACACTGCTCCGTATTATTTTGGGAATTTTGCAGCCAGATAAAGGTTCTGTCTCATTTGCTAAAAAGAACATAGCTGGTAAAAAACTCTTAACTGGCTATGTCCCACAACAAATTGCTTCATTCAATGCTGGTTTTCCAAGCACCGTTCTCGAATTAGTTAGATCGGGACGTTTTCCAAATGGTAAATGGTTTAAACGGCTAACTGAAAGAGATCACGAGCATGTGGAAAAGGCACTAAAATCAGTAGAAATGTGGGATTTTCGGTATAAACGAATTGGCGAATTATCTGGCGGGCAAAAACAGCGCATTTGTTTAGCGAGAATGTTTGCGATGGACCCAGATTTGTTGATTTTGGACGAACCTCAAACTGCTATGGATAAAAATAGTAAAATGCGATTTTATGAGTTACTTCATCATGAGGCCAAAGTGCATAATAAAGCGATTTTGATGGTTACACATGATAGTGAAGAATTAGAGGGATACGCCGATAAGCATATCAGACTTGTGCGAAGGGAGGATGTATCATGGAAATGTTTTTCTATGGATTTATGCAAAGAGCCTTCCAAGCGTCCATGA
- a CDS encoding metal ABC transporter permease, protein MEMFFYGFMQRAFQASMIIAVIAPLLGVFLIIRRQSLMADTLSHVSLAGVAFGLVLNVNPSVTTLIVVVIAAMGIEYLRGVYVTYSELSIAILMAGGLAVALVLMSLDQGGITTSVQQYLFGSIVTISKAQVQMLVILGVSIVILFLAFKRFMFVLTFSEDVALAEGVPVRLISLLFSVVTGVAIAFIMPIAGALLVSALIILPAAIGMRISKGFLMCVVSAILIGLLGMFSGLISSYQLGTPPGATITLMFILIFIVVTIVLKLVRR, encoded by the coding sequence ATGGAAATGTTTTTCTATGGATTTATGCAAAGAGCCTTCCAAGCGTCCATGATTATTGCAGTGATTGCACCGCTTTTAGGTGTGTTTTTAATTATTCGTAGGCAGTCCCTGATGGCCGATACACTTTCACATGTGTCGCTTGCTGGGGTTGCTTTTGGCTTGGTGTTAAATGTAAACCCAAGTGTGACGACGCTAATTGTAGTTGTCATTGCTGCTATGGGAATTGAGTACTTACGCGGGGTCTATGTGACTTATTCAGAATTATCCATTGCGATACTAATGGCTGGGGGGCTTGCGGTCGCGTTAGTACTAATGAGTCTGGATCAAGGTGGAATTACGACCAGTGTTCAACAATATTTATTTGGTTCAATTGTGACAATAAGTAAAGCGCAAGTGCAGATGCTAGTGATTCTAGGAGTTTCCATCGTTATTCTATTTCTTGCGTTCAAGCGTTTTATGTTTGTACTTACATTTAGTGAGGATGTTGCGCTTGCAGAAGGAGTTCCTGTCCGTTTAATCTCGTTATTATTTAGTGTAGTTACTGGGGTTGCCATTGCTTTTATTATGCCGATTGCGGGAGCTTTACTTGTGTCAGCGCTAATCATACTGCCAGCTGCAATCGGCATGCGCATTTCGAAAGGATTTCTAATGTGTGTTGTTAGTGCAATCTTAATTGGTTTACTTGGTATGTTTTCAGGACTTATTTCATCCTACCAACTTGGAACCCCGCCCGGTGCAACAATAACGTTAATGTTTATTTTGATATTTATTGTGGTTACAATTGTTCTAAAATTAGTGAGAAGATAG